The sequence ATAAGTTTGCTTTGTGCGTGTAGTTCGATCGCCGTTGCCCAACGCAGCCTCGCGCCCGAAGTCGTGGTGAGAAACCTATACGCCGCGCAAAAAAGTCGCAAGACCGATCCGTTCTTTCAAACGAAAAGCCGCGCACGTCTGGATAAGTTCTTCGCTAAAGAATTGGCTGATTTGATTTGGAATGACGCCGTTTCGTCAGCGCGGACCAATGAAGTAGGCCAGCTCGGCGGCGATCCGCTTTACAACGCGCAGGACATGAAAATTACGGGCTTCAGAATTAAGCGGCCAATGGTGGGTGAAGGAAACCTCGATCTCGTCGAGGTACCGGTGACGTTCAAGAACTTCGGCAAAGAGCAGACGATCCTGTTTCGCCTGGAACGCGACAAGCGCCGCGTATGGAGGATCACAGAGATCTTCTATCCCGGCAACGAAGACTACGCGTCATCGCTGACGAAGATCCTCACAACTCACTGAAGCGCCGAACAAAGTATTGAGGTTGATGTAAACGAAAGACCGAATCCTTCGCAGGTGGGCCGAAGAGCCCACATTGTAATAGCCCCGACCGCTAGGTCGGGGTTCTGGTGTGGATAAATGATCACAAGGTCCGAAGGACCGCAATGATAATGCCGGCCCTTCAGGCCTCGTTGTCTAAAGGGATGTGTTACTCCGACCTAACGGTCGGGGCTGGTACATCCCGGCCCTTCGGGCCATGTGGACTTCCGCGCTACTTCGCTGGAATCGTCAATTGCTGACCGATCTGGATCTTGTCCGGATCGCGCAGTTGTTCGCGATTGGCGTAGTAGATGCGCATGTACTCGTTCGCATCGCCGTAAAACTCTTTGCTTATCTTCGAAAGAGTGTCACCGGATTTGACCGTGTAACTCGATCCGCCGCTGCCTGAGCCGCCGCCGGCCGCCGCGCCCATCGCTTTTGCGTCCACCGAAATGTCCGCCGTGATGTCGTCCATACTCGGATTGGCGAGCTTAATCTGGTCCCAGATCTTGTTCTTCGCATCCTCGGACGGGGCCGTGGCGCGAATGTATAGTTTGTCATCCTGCACATGCAGATTCTGAAACTGGATCTGTTGCTGATCCGCGGCATTCAGCACTGACTGATATTTCTGTTTCAGCGTATTAAAGCGCTGCTCACTGTTCGGTTGTTGTTGAGCCTGTCCTGCTCCACTTCCGAACATCTTGTCAAAAATCCCCATGATTAAGTACCTCCGTAAAGTTTCCTTAAAAAGGAGCAATGCTTATGCCGCTGTGAAATTAGGTTGGGAACTCCGGTGTCCGGTCCGCCGTACAGCTAACGAACCCAGCCGGCCCCGATAGTTCTCCGGCTCGTCCTGTTTTAGAGAGGTGAACGATGATTTCTGCACAGCGCACCGGCCGCACGATCGGCTTTCTGCTACTACTTCATTTGATAACCGGCCTGATGACGCCCTATATGCTGCTTCAGCAACTGTCGAGGCCGCTGACTTTTTCTGCAATTCAGTCGGTAAACAGTTTTCAAGTCAGACTTGCGATCATGATGTTGTTTGTCGGTGGCGCCGTGCCGATATTTATCGCGATCACCGGGATGCCCGTGTTTCGAAAGTTCAGTTATGCGCTGGCGTTATGGCTGTTCGGGTTGGCAATCGTTAACTTCGCGCTCCAGGGCGGGGAGATCGCCGGCTATATGTCTTTGTTCACTTTCAGCCAAAACTACGCGAGTGCCAACGCCGCGGATCTCGCTGTGCACGAGCTTGTCGGCGCGACGGTACGCTCGGCGTGGAAGTGGAT is a genomic window of Pyrinomonadaceae bacterium containing:
- a CDS encoding LysM peptidoglycan-binding domain-containing protein, encoding MGIFDKMFGSGAGQAQQQPNSEQRFNTLKQKYQSVLNAADQQQIQFQNLHVQDDKLYIRATAPSEDAKNKIWDQIKLANPSMDDITADISVDAKAMGAAAGGGSGSGGSSYTVKSGDTLSKISKEFYGDANEYMRIYYANREQLRDPDKIQIGQQLTIPAK
- a CDS encoding DUF4386 domain-containing protein, with product MISAQRTGRTIGFLLLLHLITGLMTPYMLLQQLSRPLTFSAIQSVNSFQVRLAIMMLFVGGAVPIFIAITGMPVFRKFSYALALWLFGLAIVNFALQGGEIAGYMSLFTFSQNYASANAADLAVHELVGATVRSAWKWIHYTHLLIMVGWMFSLGLMLWKSGLVPRVLAGLLLITTVLQITGITLPQFLAYPSPNLMLMGMPLGFIYLALSVWLMIKGFSTRDNEAAQ